The window ATTCTTCAGATATTCTTATTTATACCTTACATGTTGAACATGTTATCGTCTAACTAGGACATCTTAACGGCGGGAACAGAAACTTCATCTACAACTTTGGATTGGGCAATGGCCGAAATGATGAGAAACCCAAGGATAATGAAGAAGGCGCAAAATGAGGTGAGACAATCTATGATAGGAAAAACAAAGATCAACGAAGTTGATCTTGAAAAACtaagttatttaaaagttgTTATAAAAGAGACTCTAAGGATGCATCCGCCAGTACCACTCTTACTTCCTAGGGAAGCAAGGGAAAATGTTAAGATTTTTGGATATGACATACCGGAGAAAACTAGAGTTATTGTTAACTCGTGGGCGATCATGAGAGACCCAGAACACTGGAAGGAACCCGACGAATTTATACCAGAGAGGTTCGAGTCTAATGACTCGTATGTAGATATGAAGGGAACGGATTTTAGATACATACCATTTGGGGCAGGTAGAAGGATGTGTCCTGGCTTGACATTTGGAATAGCTAGCATTGAACTGCCACTTGCTGCATTGCTTTATCATTTTGATTGGAGTCTAGCTGATGGGATCAACCCTGAAGAACTTAACATGGAAGAAACCTTTGGAGCAACTTCTAGGAGAAAAGAGAACCTCTCCTTGATTGCATACCATTTTGATCCTTGATTCAtgctaaatattattttaccatGTTGTGTATGATGTATGTTCATTTCCTTTTCTTATTTGGTAGAACATAATAAACCAAACTGCCTCGTTTGCTCTTACAAGTAGAGTACCTAAGATTTGGGtgtcctaaattaaaaaaaataaatgttcttgttttttatttcactaggcatattttatattatcttgaataaatataatagttttgtattGTTATTAACACATGTGACCCGAATTCAAACATTTTTAGGGTATttaattttcttgtttttagtgCTTGTGAGAGTGTATCCCTATGCAACTTCTTAAATGGCTCTTAAGGCATGACTCTTACCATCTTCCATTTGAGTCTCATTCATGtctttaacattaatttttaagattttcaaTAAAGTCAAGATCATGATGTTCAATCTTTTGGATACAtgtttattatcttattatatatgGAAGATCTTTCACAAAGCCATCATCACAATTCTAAAAAACAATTGATAAAAACTACTATATGTTCTGAACATAAGACTTCAACCAACTTCATCTTAATCATCAATCAAGAACTTAATAAATAGTGTTATATTAGGAGAAGTTGCAATCATGACTACATTTAacatttatagtaaaatattattttattaaaaaaacatagcaTTCATCCATGACCGTGCACTACATTTGAGTTTTAAGAAAGAATTTTTAAgatgatattaaaaattaaaataacttttcaCATCATTCATATTCATGTTTACTCTCacttttaaaattcaaaaaataaataaataagatttggATTGAGAGAAATCATGAtgtaattaatttcaacaaattagACAGCTTTGGGAATAAAGGAATGGaaggaaaaaaataacaattattccTTAAATTGGTTTGggaataaatttttttgaatcATTACCAAATATTaggaaataataaaacttacaaAAAAATTTGGTTTTAGAAACTCATTCCTAACtttacataaatttttttcgtaaataaaattcattaactAAGTTATCAGTTATTTAACTATAAACCTGaaacttaaaccctaaatcttatgCCCTTGACCTAACTTGATATTTAtcacattttatattttcaaacttgTACTAATCTAAAcatgaatattaataatcatACCTAAGTCCATTTTATCAACCAATTTTAATTCCAGTCTACTACTATCAAACCCATTCTTCCAGCATTCAATCTAAATGCCTCCTAAGATAGTTAAAAGGGTACTATGTTTaattcctttattttttttttgtgtgtgcaAGTCCTCACTTGATTCcaattttaattcaaacttataaaattagaCATTATGAGTGTTCGTTTACAAGGATGTAAGAAATACTTATTTGTCCTAAAACAATGTCTACTAATGTAGTATACATGTCTTTAACATTTGTAATCCTTTTCTTTTGTGAGTAAACTTTGTATGTacttattattttgtgttttttatttaataaaataaaagaagaagattaaaacTAAAGAGTAATGAGACGGAAAGAAACAAGGTTGATTAAACtcatatttttaatcaattttatctttaaaagattaagaatattttaaattattatcttaattcataatttaattttcacctattaaattagtttaaatgttaaaataattttaaaaaatcaatttttacaTTCTCACGTCTTAAGGTGAAATGAAAGTAAGAGTGAGAGTTTTTTTTgtctctttttaaaaaaaaaatgacttatcgtcatttcattaaaaattatcgtcatttcattaaaaattcccgaAAACGagaaaaaaacccacgagtttaagagatcattctagatagacctagaatgatttttaagtcgtatcattctaaataaaagaaaaaatgtaacTAAACTatttgattacaatgttttcgtttctaataattttagtaaacggtaaattccaattcatgctgatattccaattctgctccgtacttggaacttttctccacgttcccgcaagTGTGCCACAATCCGAAACTATGTCTCTCCATAATTTTTCAACACTtttgcgggttctgccataaaTTCTCGCATTACGTTCCtaccaaatattataaactactGCTCCAAAACCGCACTTGAATACGTTTGTTGCGAATCtgtttcctttggctttgagtagtgtttcttctttgatttctttctatTTCTTTGGGAAACTGATCATCTCCAAGCTTCTAGAAAATCTGTCCCAAATTTCCAATGTTATACTACAACTCCCAAACAGGTGATCAATGGTTTCCTCACATCCGTTGCATAGAGGACATCTCACgtctgggatgctcatatacttgctgatacggtcacgagtgctgagtctttcccagaagacAATCCATAGGATGATCTGGTGTCGAGGAATGCTCTTGGTTGACCATACGAGAGGagtccattctactttctgcgctttttcttGGATTATCTCCCATATTCTCTTTGagaccagcttcccattgtcttcTGCATTCTATTCATGAACGGCGTGCCTGTCTTGGAGTTGTATATTACTGATGTGGTccagtatcctctgtccttctagatttcttctcaAAAGCGAGTCCTAGTCTCCGTCTTTTACGTCTCTGATTTTCGTCACTACGCAGTTCATTTTGATACGTGTATTTTTGAACTCCTCTTTGTGAATGATtggctggttttcgaactaggGATCATGCCTGAACATAGTGAATTTCCTGTCCCTTAGTCGAATATTGTAAAGGTCTGCAATATCACTTCTcagtttaataattttctttagtgaccagctcataccttcattgaTTTTACACGTCTAGATACTAGTTTCCTGTTTCATAAATCGCGTgtgtacccatttgatccataatgattCCTGGATGCATTCCAATGCCCATAGATTCTTGAATGTTAGAGCCGTGTTCCACTTGACACAGTTCTTCAGGCCAAATGCCTCCCTCCTCTTTCGGCTTACAAAGAGCAGtccatttgattttctttcctcctctcccACTACTGCCCTAGATGAAGTTCCTCATTAGCGTGTCTAGCtctttcattaccttctttGGAATGACCATCTGTTGTGCCTAGTATCCAATTATGCCCATGATTACGGTTTAGATAAactcgatcctccctgcataagagaGTTTCTTCGTCGCCTAGCCATATAtcatgttttttaccttttcaatcagtggcttgtagtgtgagatctcgatctgtttCGCGTTTAACGGAATCCCcaaagtaccttacgggaaagctGCCTTTTGtaatgcccatgatgttgaatatgtcctactttgtttcgtccttcacttctccataaaatgtcacactttttctttcattaatagtaagacctgtaacttaaaaaaatgttagtgcaaccctaatagttttaatgaaaTCGACGTCTatgtgcgctagaatgaacaaatcgtcagcaaagcattaatgagttacctcctctacctcacagaaagggtgaaagatgtatggacgattctttcagAACATCgagaagatgctctcaaagatcgccatgatagctacaaaaaaggtaagaagagaggggtccccttgccttataCCCCGTTTTTACCTTTGAAGTAGTCTATGTTGACTCCATTCACGCTAACAACAAAACAGGATGaagaaacgcattgcataatccaatcaataaaaatcaatgGAAAATCATATACAACCAGAAAATCccgaatgacttcccatctaacagagtcgaaagctttcttgatatctattttgaaagccactctcgaggatattttctttttcccgtagtcttttaaaaggctctgcatgaaaagaatattatgagagattgtccttcCCAGAATAAATGCAGAGTGAGTTAAAATGactgttaaaataattattaaaatgagggtgagagtgagagtgagagtgagagtgagagtgagagtgagagtgagagtgagagtgagagtgagagtgagagtgagagtgattATTGTAGGATCATACTAATTTTCCACACAAAAACTAAAACCATGCTTTACTTTTAAAGTAATGTATCATTATCAATTTGAAagtttattacaaatttataatcaaatatataataaaaaaaactagcccctttttaattttaaccatgtattttttttgaaataaaataaaatagtttgtaaatcttttttttttggaaaacgacttagtgtcattttattaaaatcctaaaacgGGAAAGAAAACGGACATAGTTTCCTCTAACTTTCTAACAAACCTAGAAAGTTAGAATAAAGTTCAAGAACCAAACAATTCTAACAAAGCAACATACGTGACttacaaacaaaacataaagaaCTAGCTAgccttaaaacatttaaaagacGTGACTTCATCATAATTGACTTTCTATTCGTGACAAAGGACCCATTCCCGATAGCCTTTAGGAATCCGTCTCCACGTTCTAATTAGCGCACCACAATCAAATACAATGTCGTTCCACACATGATCAACGTTTCGACGAACTCTACCAATGACTTTAGCATTTCTCTCAGCCCATAAATGATAAACGATGGCAGCAAACCCACACTTAAAGACGTTAGTATGAAATTTACTACCTTTAGATAAGACTTGGGCAACAACTTTTATATCCTCCCAGGACTCCGGCAAGCTCACAATTTCCATGGCTAAAGTGAAAAGATTCCAAATAGACTTAGCAAAAAAACAGTCACCCAAAAGATGATCAATGAACTCCGCAAACCCACTACAAAGAACACAATTGGCGTCCGGAATATCCATATAAGCAAGAATACGATCACGTGTATTAAGTCTACCATGGAAAGCCAACCAAAGAATAAACCGGTGTCTCGGAATGATTTTCGAGGACCACACAAGTGAAGCCCAACTTACAATTTGACCTCTTTCCCGAATAACACAAGTGCACAACAGCCATATTACAAATATTGAGACTATTCAAATGATCAATAGCTCTTTTGCCTTCCAAGACTCTAGTAATAACCGAAACCCAAAGCCCGCTATGAATGTTATGGACTATGGCAGCCGCCCAATC is drawn from Impatiens glandulifera chromosome 3, dImpGla2.1, whole genome shotgun sequence and contains these coding sequences:
- the LOC124930336 gene encoding uncharacterized protein LOC124930336 — translated: MDIPDANCVLCSGFAEFIDHLLGDCFFAKSIWNLFTLAMEIVSLPESWEDIKVVAQVLSKGSKFHTNVFKCGFAAIVYHLWAERNAKVIGRVRRNVDHVWNDIVFDCGALIRTWRRIPKGYREWVLCHE